A region of Nostoc sp. 'Peltigera membranacea cyanobiont' N6 DNA encodes the following proteins:
- a CDS encoding type I polyketide synthase, with protein sequence MVNITNYDAIEGIAIVGMAGRFPNAKNIEEFWRNLQDGVESISDFTNEEVISEGIDPALLNDTNYVKASGVLEDIDCFDALFFDINPKEAEVTDPQHRLFLECASEALENAGYDSTRCDSRIGVFAGASLNNYLSFNVNSDQVGSAKSYQKLIGNDKDFLTTRVSYKLNLSGPSITIQTACSTSLVATTVACQSLLNYQCDMALAGGVSIRVPQKTGYLYEPGGTLSPDGHCRAFDAKAQGTTIGNGVGVVLLKRLSDAIADGDCIYAVIKGSAINNDGSLKVGYTAPSVDGQGAVIAEAMMLAGVEPETINYIEAHGTGTTLGDPVEIAALSQVFRRSTKKKSFCAIGSVKTNIGHLDVASGVVGLIKTALALKHKLIPPSLNFEQPNPEIDFANSPFYVNTTLTEWKTGVTPRRAGVSSLGIGGTNAHVILEEAPALPASSSSRPWQLLVLSAKTDSALETATTNLVQYLKQHPDITLADVAHTLQVGRREFNHRCILVCADIEDATSALQQPDPQRVFTHLLESGDRSITFMFPGQGAQYVDMGKELYQTEPIFQEQVDLCCELLQPHLGLDLRSLIYPGESESEAAAQKLQQTDITQPALFVIEYALAQLWMSWGISPGAMIGHSIGEYVAACLAGVMSLEDALALVAARGRLMQQLPSGAMLSIPLPEEEVVALLDEKLSLAASNAPALCVVSGTHNAIDAFQNKLQDRGIDCRRLHTSHAFHSPMMEPILEAFQKEVSKVKLHPPKIPFVSNVTGIWITAEQATDSNYWVKHLRQTVRFAAGIYTLLQEPNHILLEVGPGRTLCSFTKKHLNSPGLSSLRHPKEKQSDITFLLNTLGKLWLYGVQVDWSRFYTNEYRHRLPLPTYPFERQRYWIEPEVSLHEKLDISDWFYIPSWKRLMPPQPFSSKLQATQTGCWLIFIDECGLGEQIVQRLTLEGNNAIIVRIGEQFSSEIVSNQRVYTINPRRQDDYYALIKELSRLEVTPNRILHLWNLTLNSGTELTIESLERCETLGFYSLVFLAQALAEQQRMTNPMQIGIVSNNLQEVTGSEVLDPGKAFILGPCKVIQQEYSNIACCSIDIIIPETENWQQEKLVDRLLAEFTVQLSDRVVAYRGNYRWVQTFEPVRLDRVVEAKPQLRERGVYLITGGLGGVGLFNAEYLAKTVQAKLILIGRSAFPNQDEWSQWLSDYGVQDSVSRKILKLQELEVLGAEILIVKADVTNREQMEAAITQANNRFGQINGVIHNALEDKKGLIAQKTLEIGRIVFTPKIIGTIILDNLFKNVELDFFVLTSSQASVIGGIGLVEYTAKNAFLDAFAYYSASKHGKFIKSINWDIWNTPEWMAKTKLYRVAGLKLEETGLTLEEGMESFERILFSSTMPQIVVSKSDFNNLINQKLINLKDTLNSLEEESSKVSRVKKTHSRPDLRNAYVAPRNEIERTLTEIWQEIFSIEQVGIYDNFFELGGDSLLATIVISQLRKTLKIEVPYKSFFDEPTITKLALVVEEIFIEELEELEQLSKN encoded by the coding sequence ATGGTTAACATCACAAATTACGATGCTATAGAAGGTATTGCGATCGTTGGGATGGCAGGACGTTTTCCGAATGCCAAAAATATTGAGGAGTTTTGGCGGAATTTACAAGATGGCGTAGAGTCAATTTCTGACTTCACGAATGAAGAGGTAATATCTGAAGGAATAGACCCGGCTCTACTAAACGATACAAATTATGTAAAAGCTAGTGGTGTATTAGAAGATATTGATTGTTTTGATGCTTTATTCTTTGACATTAATCCGAAAGAAGCAGAAGTCACAGATCCACAACATCGCTTGTTTTTAGAATGTGCGAGTGAGGCTCTAGAAAATGCTGGTTATGACTCTACTAGATGTGATAGCCGCATCGGAGTTTTCGCTGGTGCTAGCCTGAATAACTACTTATCTTTTAATGTAAATAGTGACCAAGTGGGGTCAGCAAAATCCTATCAAAAGTTGATTGGGAATGATAAAGACTTTCTGACAACCCGTGTTTCTTACAAATTAAATCTCTCTGGGCCAAGTATTACAATCCAAACAGCTTGCTCCACTTCATTAGTTGCAACAACAGTTGCTTGCCAAAGTTTGCTGAATTACCAATGCGACATGGCTTTAGCAGGAGGAGTATCAATTCGAGTCCCACAAAAAACAGGTTATCTGTACGAACCAGGAGGAACACTATCTCCTGATGGCCATTGTCGTGCTTTTGACGCGAAAGCACAGGGCACAACAATTGGTAATGGTGTAGGAGTGGTTCTTCTGAAGCGATTGAGTGATGCGATCGCAGATGGTGATTGCATTTATGCAGTTATTAAAGGTTCAGCCATCAATAACGATGGTTCTCTGAAAGTCGGCTATACAGCGCCCAGTGTGGATGGTCAAGGAGCAGTAATTGCTGAAGCCATGATGTTAGCAGGAGTTGAGCCAGAGACAATAAACTACATAGAAGCTCATGGTACTGGCACTACTTTAGGCGACCCGGTTGAAATTGCCGCCCTCTCTCAAGTCTTTCGGAGGAGTACAAAGAAAAAGAGCTTTTGTGCCATCGGTTCAGTCAAAACAAACATTGGTCATTTAGATGTAGCATCTGGAGTGGTGGGGCTGATTAAGACAGCTCTTGCTCTCAAACATAAGTTAATTCCACCCAGCTTGAATTTTGAGCAACCTAATCCCGAAATTGATTTCGCCAATAGTCCTTTTTATGTTAATACAACGCTGACGGAATGGAAAACCGGAGTTACCCCTCGTCGGGCTGGGGTCAGTTCCTTAGGTATTGGTGGGACTAATGCTCATGTCATTCTGGAAGAGGCTCCAGCGTTACCAGCTTCCAGTTCCTCTCGCCCTTGGCAGTTATTGGTACTTTCTGCCAAAACAGACTCAGCTTTAGAAACTGCAACAACAAATCTGGTTCAGTACCTCAAGCAACATCCCGATATTACCCTGGCGGATGTGGCGCATACATTGCAAGTAGGACGCAGGGAATTCAATCATCGTTGCATATTGGTGTGCGCGGATATCGAAGATGCAACTAGCGCCTTACAGCAGCCAGATCCTCAAAGAGTTTTCACTCACTTACTCGAAAGTGGCGATCGCTCCATCACCTTTATGTTTCCTGGACAGGGCGCTCAGTATGTGGATATGGGTAAAGAACTATACCAGACTGAGCCGATTTTTCAAGAACAGGTCGATCTGTGTTGTGAATTGCTTCAACCTCATTTAGGTTTGGATTTGCGATCGCTCATATATCCGGGCGAGTCGGAGTCAGAAGCCGCAGCACAAAAACTGCAACAAACTGACATTACTCAGCCTGCATTGTTTGTAATAGAGTATGCTCTAGCTCAGTTGTGGATGTCATGGGGTATTTCTCCAGGTGCAATGATTGGTCATAGCATCGGGGAATATGTGGCAGCTTGCCTTGCTGGTGTCATGTCACTTGAAGATGCTTTGGCGCTAGTGGCGGCGCGTGGACGACTGATGCAACAACTACCATCTGGTGCTATGCTCTCCATACCACTGCCAGAGGAAGAAGTTGTAGCTCTACTGGATGAAAAATTATCCCTCGCTGCCAGCAATGCACCAGCCTTGTGTGTGGTTTCGGGAACCCATAATGCTATAGATGCATTTCAAAACAAGCTCCAAGATCGAGGTATAGACTGCCGCCGTCTCCATACTTCCCATGCTTTTCATTCCCCAATGATGGAACCCATATTAGAGGCATTCCAGAAAGAAGTAAGCAAAGTCAAATTACATCCTCCAAAAATTCCCTTTGTTTCTAATGTCACAGGAATCTGGATTACAGCAGAGCAAGCCACAGATTCAAATTACTGGGTAAAACATTTACGGCAAACAGTGCGGTTTGCAGCAGGCATTTATACATTGTTGCAAGAGCCAAATCACATCCTACTAGAAGTGGGGCCGGGACGCACTTTGTGTAGCTTTACTAAAAAGCATTTAAATTCCCCAGGACTATCTTCATTACGGCATCCGAAAGAAAAACAGTCAGATATTACATTCTTATTGAACACATTAGGTAAACTCTGGTTGTATGGAGTACAAGTAGATTGGTCAAGATTTTACACCAATGAGTACCGTCATCGTCTTCCCCTGCCAACATATCCATTTGAGCGACAGCGTTACTGGATTGAACCCGAAGTTTCATTACACGAAAAACTAGATATTTCCGACTGGTTTTATATTCCATCTTGGAAACGCTTAATGCCGCCTCAGCCGTTTAGCTCAAAGCTTCAAGCAACTCAGACAGGGTGTTGGTTAATATTTATTGATGAGTGCGGCTTGGGTGAGCAAATCGTGCAACGACTTACCCTTGAGGGTAACAATGCAATTATCGTCAGAATAGGAGAGCAATTTAGTAGCGAAATAGTATCTAATCAACGCGTATATACCATCAACCCTCGACGACAGGATGACTACTACGCCTTAATCAAAGAACTTAGTAGACTGGAGGTGACTCCAAACAGGATTTTACATTTGTGGAATCTTACATTGAACAGTGGCACAGAATTAACAATTGAGTCCCTTGAAAGGTGTGAAACTCTAGGCTTCTACAGTCTGGTATTTCTAGCACAAGCACTTGCAGAGCAGCAAAGGATGACAAATCCGATGCAAATTGGAATCGTGTCAAACAATTTGCAGGAGGTGACAGGCTCAGAGGTGTTAGACCCAGGTAAGGCTTTTATATTAGGGCCGTGTAAAGTCATTCAACAAGAGTACTCGAATATTGCCTGTTGTAGTATTGATATCATTATTCCTGAAACAGAAAATTGGCAACAAGAAAAACTTGTAGATCGGTTACTGGCGGAATTCACGGTTCAATTGTCTGACCGTGTTGTGGCGTACCGTGGAAATTATCGTTGGGTGCAAACTTTTGAACCCGTCCGCTTGGATAGAGTAGTCGAAGCAAAACCCCAGTTAAGGGAAAGGGGAGTTTATCTGATTACGGGCGGATTAGGAGGAGTTGGTCTTTTTAATGCAGAATATCTAGCGAAGACTGTACAAGCAAAACTCATACTGATAGGACGTTCAGCTTTTCCTAACCAAGATGAGTGGTCACAATGGCTATCAGATTATGGCGTTCAAGATAGCGTCAGCCGTAAGATCCTTAAATTGCAAGAACTTGAGGTGTTAGGTGCGGAAATTTTAATAGTTAAAGCTGACGTTACCAATCGAGAACAAATGGAAGCAGCAATCACTCAGGCAAATAATCGATTTGGTCAAATTAATGGGGTAATTCATAATGCTCTAGAAGACAAAAAAGGATTAATTGCACAAAAAACGCTAGAAATAGGAAGAATTGTTTTTACGCCGAAAATAATAGGAACAATAATACTCGATAATCTCTTCAAAAATGTCGAGTTGGATTTCTTTGTCCTGACTTCATCACAAGCTTCAGTTATAGGTGGAATTGGGTTAGTAGAATATACTGCTAAAAATGCTTTTCTTGATGCATTTGCTTACTATAGTGCTTCTAAACATGGTAAGTTCATTAAATCCATAAATTGGGATATATGGAATACTCCCGAATGGATGGCTAAGACAAAGTTATACCGTGTGGCAGGATTAAAACTTGAAGAAACAGGATTAACCCTTGAAGAGGGGATGGAATCCTTTGAGCGTATTCTGTTTTCTAGCACAATGCCTCAGATAGTTGTATCAAAAAGCGATTTTAATAACCTGATTAATCAGAAATTGATTAACCTAAAAGACACTCTCAATTCCTTAGAAGAAGAATCTAGCAAGGTTAGTCGAGTCAAAAAAACTCACTCCCGCCCCGACCTGAGAAATGCATATGTCGCCCCACGTAACGAGATTGAGCGTACTCTGACTGAAATCTGGCAGGAAATCTTTAGTATTGAACAGGTAGGAATTTACGATAATTTTTTTGAGTTGGGAGGAGACTCTTTACTTGCCACTATTGTTATTTCTCAACTCCGTAAAACTCTCAAGATAGAAGTGCCTTATAAAAGTTTCTTCGATGAACCTACTATAACTAAGTTAGCTTTAGTTGTTGAAGAAATTTTCATAGAAGAATTAGAAGAATTAGAACAATTGTCTAAAAACTAA
- a CDS encoding non-ribosomal peptide synthetase — MTKIINSIQEIPQYYATVVDVLRDRTLQTPDRQAFTFLEDGETKEATFTYYELDRRSRAIASQLQALGLSGKRAILLYPPGLDYLSAFFGCLYAGVVAVPAYPPQNLRKIPRIQAISTDTQASIALTTTVILPTLESILVQQTNLVNLHWLTTDNLTQGIEDSWQQPAINADTLAFLQYTSGSTGTPKGVMLSHGNLLHNAAVTYQLMGHSPESQFVSWLPAYHDMGLIGGILQPLYGGFPCVFMSPASFLQSPYRWLQAISRYKGTTSGGPNFAYDLCIQRITQQQKEALDLSSWSVAFNGAEPVRQDTLDRFAAAFTECGFRPEAFYPCYGMAEATLIVSGGVKKALPDVITIEKSALSNNQVMEASAESEHTQTFTSCGRVTPLQQIAIVNAETLTRCQANEIGEIWVSGPSIGQGYWNRPQETEQIFHAYLKDTHQGPFLRTGDLGFLHNEELFITGRAKDLIIIRGRNFYPQDIELTTERSHSSLRSGSGAAFSVEVGNEERLVVVQELEFRAKPNVEEVIAAIRQAVAEEHEVQVYAVILIKPGSLPKTSSGKIQRRATKADFLADRLRIIGSSIQKSIDIDRNENRLQREALLAIAPKESQLLLESYLQEQIARAFAILPDEINSQQPLSSLGLDSIKVFELKNRIETDLQVTISVADFFEGLSLRSLSTKILAELMTVACQSLVPLNPVIKTTEVHPLSFAQEGLWFTNQLVAGTPVYNIPIIINLTGQINVAFLEQSLNEIIKRHDTLRTNFIINEGKVIQAIKPAAPINLSVKDLRELPESERTKQVERLSTLIAQQPFDLSHEPLWRAKLLRVAEQEYKLLLTLHHIIADGWSIGVLIEELAALYEAFSFMKPSPLPELPIQYTDFSYWQQQWLESDRIQPLLEYWKQQLGGELPILNLPIDRPRSPVQTFKGDQAKLVLPPTLTVALKKLSRQEGVTLFMTLLAAFKSLLYHYTGQTDILVGSPTASRNRAEIEPLIGLFVNVLVLRTSLDGELSFKKLLSQVKSTAIEAYVHQDLPFEKLVEELQPKRDLSYNPLFQVMFALQNVPLPTPKLSDISITAQEGHNGTAKFDLTLFMEDREQGLVATVEYNTHLFNPDTITRMLVHFQTMLESIVINPNNAIGNLPLLTASEKQQLIYEWNDTKTDYPVDLCIHQLFEAQVERTPNAVAVVFENKQLTYHELNNQANQLAHYLKHLGVKPEMLVGICMERSPEMIVGILAILKAGGAYLPLDRGYPEERLAFMLTDAQASVLLTKQNLAGKLPTDGTRVVCLDTDWEQIAQENSQNCQSQINSTNLAYVIYTSGSTGRPKGVAIEHRSATALLDWAKKSFPIEVLAGVLASTSICFDLSVFEIFVPLICGGKVIIVENALHLPTLSVAKDVTLINTVPSVISELLRIDGIPDSVRTVNLAGEPLQNRLVQQLYQQQHIQQVFNLYGPSEDTTYSTFALLQKGDSDVPPIGRPISNTEIYLLDRYLQPVPIGVPGELHIGGAGLARGYLNRSELTDEKFISNPYGNQQGAKLYKTGDLARYSRDGNIEFLGRIDHQVKIRGYRIELGEIEEVLRQHPEVEETVVLIREDVLEVRRLVAYFVAKETAVLINDLRNLLKQQLPDYMIPSTFVQMQALPLTTNGKIDRRALPVPDANRPDLTEGYQAPRSELERAIATIWQEVLHLEKVGVNDNFFDLGGHSLLIVQVKNKLQENFNCSLSIVEIFKNPTIKSLTQYLSQKPEDAPSLQLMQNRVQKQIEAINRQKQQLSKQGKKIHG; from the coding sequence ATGACTAAAATTATCAATAGCATACAAGAAATTCCTCAATACTATGCGACTGTCGTTGATGTTCTGCGCGATCGCACATTGCAGACACCGGACAGACAAGCATTTACCTTTCTCGAAGATGGAGAAACCAAAGAAGCAACATTCACCTATTATGAGTTGGATCGGCGTTCTAGAGCGATCGCATCTCAACTCCAAGCCCTTGGTTTAAGTGGTAAACGTGCCATCTTGCTCTATCCTCCTGGATTAGATTACTTGAGTGCTTTTTTTGGTTGTCTCTACGCTGGGGTAGTAGCGGTTCCAGCTTATCCGCCTCAAAATTTACGTAAAATACCCAGAATACAGGCTATTAGCACAGATACACAAGCAAGCATCGCTCTCACCACAACAGTAATACTGCCCACATTAGAATCAATACTTGTACAACAAACTAACCTAGTAAATTTACACTGGCTGACTACCGACAACTTGACACAAGGTATAGAAGATTCTTGGCAACAACCTGCAATCAATGCAGATACCTTAGCCTTTCTACAATACACATCAGGTTCAACAGGAACCCCAAAGGGAGTCATGCTCAGTCATGGCAATCTGTTGCACAATGCCGCCGTGACTTACCAGTTGATGGGACATTCACCAGAGAGCCAGTTTGTTTCTTGGCTTCCTGCATATCATGACATGGGACTGATTGGTGGAATTTTGCAACCATTGTATGGTGGTTTTCCTTGCGTCTTCATGTCTCCAGCATCTTTTTTGCAAAGTCCATACCGTTGGTTGCAAGCAATTTCTCGCTACAAAGGCACTACGAGCGGTGGCCCCAACTTTGCTTACGATCTGTGTATTCAAAGAATTACCCAACAACAAAAAGAAGCGCTTGATTTAAGTAGTTGGAGTGTGGCTTTTAACGGCGCTGAACCAGTCCGGCAGGATACTTTAGATCGATTTGCCGCAGCCTTTACTGAGTGTGGCTTTCGTCCTGAAGCCTTTTACCCTTGTTATGGCATGGCAGAAGCAACTTTAATAGTTTCTGGTGGAGTAAAAAAAGCCTTACCTGATGTAATAACTATAGAAAAATCTGCTCTTTCAAACAACCAAGTAATGGAAGCTAGTGCTGAAAGTGAACATACTCAGACCTTTACCAGTTGTGGTCGAGTAACACCTTTACAGCAGATTGCCATCGTCAATGCTGAAACATTAACTCGTTGTCAAGCTAATGAAATAGGAGAAATCTGGGTATCAGGCCCTAGTATTGGTCAGGGTTATTGGAATCGTCCTCAAGAGACAGAGCAAATATTCCACGCTTACCTCAAAGACACACACCAAGGCCCATTTCTACGGACTGGTGACTTGGGCTTTCTGCACAATGAAGAACTCTTCATCACAGGTAGAGCCAAAGACTTAATTATTATTCGAGGTCGCAACTTCTACCCACAAGATATAGAGTTAACTACAGAACGCAGTCATTCATCATTACGTTCAGGTAGTGGTGCAGCCTTCTCGGTCGAGGTTGGCAATGAAGAACGACTAGTTGTAGTTCAAGAGTTAGAGTTTCGTGCTAAACCGAATGTTGAGGAAGTCATTGCAGCAATTCGTCAGGCAGTTGCCGAAGAACACGAAGTACAAGTCTATGCAGTGATTCTAATTAAACCGGGTAGTCTTCCGAAAACTTCGAGCGGCAAAATTCAACGCCGTGCAACAAAAGCCGATTTTCTTGCAGATCGACTAAGAATTATTGGTAGCAGTATTCAGAAAAGTATTGATATTGATAGAAACGAGAATAGGTTGCAGCGCGAAGCTTTGTTAGCGATCGCTCCCAAAGAATCTCAGTTGTTGTTAGAGTCTTATCTTCAAGAACAGATAGCACGAGCATTTGCAATCCTACCGGATGAAATTAACTCTCAACAGCCATTAAGCTCTTTGGGACTCGATTCTATAAAAGTTTTCGAGTTAAAAAACCGAATTGAAACTGACCTGCAAGTTACTATCTCTGTAGCTGACTTCTTTGAAGGGTTGAGTTTGCGATCGCTCTCCACTAAGATACTCGCTGAACTGATGACTGTTGCATGTCAATCATTAGTGCCTCTCAATCCAGTTATCAAAACCACCGAAGTCCACCCTCTATCTTTTGCACAAGAAGGACTGTGGTTTACCAATCAGTTAGTTGCTGGTACTCCTGTATATAACATTCCAATCATAATTAACCTTACAGGACAGATTAACGTAGCTTTCTTAGAACAAAGTCTGAATGAAATCATCAAACGCCATGACACTTTACGGACAAACTTTATTATCAATGAAGGTAAAGTCATTCAGGCGATCAAACCAGCTGCACCCATAAATCTGTCAGTTAAGGATTTGCGAGAATTACCAGAAAGCGAACGCACAAAACAAGTAGAACGTCTATCCACTCTCATAGCTCAACAACCTTTCGATTTGTCGCACGAACCGCTTTGGCGTGCAAAACTTTTGCGTGTAGCTGAACAAGAATATAAGCTGCTCTTAACGCTGCACCATATTATTGCAGATGGATGGTCTATCGGGGTTCTGATCGAAGAACTAGCGGCACTGTATGAAGCATTCTCGTTCATGAAACCTTCTCCACTTCCTGAATTACCGATCCAATATACAGATTTTTCATATTGGCAGCAGCAGTGGTTAGAAAGCGATCGCATCCAACCTTTGCTAGAGTATTGGAAGCAGCAGTTAGGCGGCGAGTTACCTATATTAAACCTGCCTATTGACCGTCCGCGATCGCCAGTTCAAACCTTTAAAGGAGACCAAGCTAAATTAGTTCTGCCTCCAACCCTGACAGTAGCATTGAAGAAACTGAGCCGTCAGGAAGGTGTAACTCTGTTTATGACTTTGCTTGCGGCTTTCAAAAGCTTACTTTACCACTATACAGGGCAGACAGATATTTTAGTGGGTTCTCCAACTGCAAGTCGCAACCGAGCCGAAATTGAGCCGTTAATAGGTTTATTTGTAAACGTTTTGGTACTGCGTACCAGCCTCGATGGTGAACTCAGTTTTAAAAAATTGCTCTCCCAAGTCAAGTCAACAGCAATAGAAGCTTATGTTCATCAAGACCTGCCTTTTGAAAAGTTAGTTGAAGAACTACAACCAAAGCGCGATCTGAGCTACAATCCACTATTTCAGGTGATGTTCGCTCTTCAGAATGTTCCACTACCAACTCCAAAATTATCAGACATCTCGATAACTGCTCAGGAAGGTCACAATGGCACAGCTAAGTTCGACCTGACTTTGTTTATGGAAGATAGAGAACAAGGGTTAGTTGCGACTGTTGAGTACAACACCCATCTATTTAATCCAGATACAATAACTCGGATGCTGGTGCATTTCCAAACAATGCTTGAAAGCATAGTTATTAATCCCAACAATGCAATTGGAAATTTGCCCTTATTAACAGCATCTGAAAAACAGCAGTTGATATATGAGTGGAATGATACCAAGACAGATTATCCAGTCGATTTATGCATTCATCAATTATTTGAGGCACAGGTAGAACGAACACCAAATGCTGTTGCTGTAGTCTTTGAAAATAAACAACTGACATACCATGAGCTAAATAATCAGGCAAATCAGTTAGCACACTACCTAAAACATTTGGGTGTCAAACCAGAGATGCTTGTGGGTATCTGCATGGAGCGATCGCCAGAAATGATCGTTGGGATATTAGCCATCCTGAAAGCTGGTGGAGCTTACTTACCACTAGATCGTGGATATCCTGAAGAACGTTTAGCATTTATGTTGACAGATGCTCAAGCTTCGGTGCTATTAACCAAGCAGAATTTGGCTGGTAAATTGCCAACAGATGGAACTAGAGTAGTTTGTTTAGACACTGATTGGGAACAGATTGCTCAAGAAAATTCCCAAAACTGCCAAAGCCAGATAAATTCTACAAATTTAGCTTATGTAATTTACACTTCCGGTTCTACAGGTAGACCCAAAGGTGTAGCGATCGAACATCGAAGCGCAACCGCCTTATTGGATTGGGCGAAGAAGTCTTTTCCGATTGAAGTTTTAGCTGGAGTTTTAGCATCAACCTCAATTTGCTTTGACCTTTCAGTATTTGAGATATTTGTCCCACTCATCTGCGGCGGTAAGGTAATCATAGTAGAGAATGCACTACATTTACCCACCTTGTCTGTAGCTAAGGATGTAACTCTAATTAACACCGTTCCCAGTGTTATATCAGAGTTATTAAGGATTGATGGTATTCCAGACTCAGTGCGTACAGTCAACTTAGCTGGAGAACCACTTCAGAATAGATTAGTACAACAACTCTATCAACAGCAACATATTCAACAGGTTTTCAACTTGTACGGCCCCTCCGAAGATACAACTTATTCAACCTTTGCTTTGTTGCAAAAGGGGGATAGCGATGTTCCGCCTATAGGTCGCCCTATTAGTAACACAGAAATTTATCTGCTAGATCGATATCTACAACCTGTTCCGATTGGTGTGCCAGGTGAACTGCACATTGGTGGTGCAGGGCTAGCCAGAGGCTATTTGAATCGATCTGAGTTGACTGATGAAAAATTTATTTCCAATCCCTACGGTAATCAGCAGGGAGCAAAATTGTACAAAACGGGAGACTTGGCTCGATATAGTAGAGACGGAAATATAGAGTTTTTAGGGCGAATTGACCATCAAGTAAAAATCCGAGGCTATCGCATTGAATTGGGAGAGATTGAGGAGGTACTGCGACAGCATCCAGAAGTGGAAGAAACTGTGGTGCTGATCCGCGAAGATGTACTAGAAGTTCGTCGCTTGGTAGCTTATTTTGTAGCTAAAGAAACAGCAGTCTTGATTAATGATTTGCGGAATCTTCTCAAACAGCAGCTACCAGACTATATGATTCCATCAACTTTTGTGCAGATGCAGGCACTACCATTGACAACAAATGGCAAAATAGATCGTCGAGCATTACCTGTACCAGATGCCAATCGCCCAGATTTGACTGAAGGTTATCAAGCTCCCCGCTCCGAGTTGGAACGAGCGATCGCTACTATTTGGCAAGAGGTGCTGCACCTAGAAAAAGTAGGAGTAAACGACAATTTCTTTGACCTTGGCGGTCACTCTTTGTTGATAGTTCAGGTAAAGAACAAACTACAGGAAAATTTTAACTGTAGTTTATCAATTGTCGAAATATTTAAAAATCCAACTATCAAATCTTTGACACAATATTTAAGTCAAAAGCCGGAGGATGCGCCTTCTCTTCAGTTAATGCAAAATCGCGTTCAAAAGCAAATTGAGGCTATCAATCGGCAAAAACAACAATTGAGCAAGCAAGGTAAAAAGATTCATGGTTAA